The Motacilla alba alba isolate MOTALB_02 chromosome 27, Motacilla_alba_V1.0_pri, whole genome shotgun sequence genome includes a window with the following:
- the RETREG3 gene encoding reticulophagy regulator 3 — protein MAAAATAAGPGPGERQRRVQALSATLRRRLGPYEPLLGAVQAALVWERPGRSALCWVAVHGLFWFFALTSLRSLFLIALSLIVVVCLDQWKHKIWPEIGVARPDELDNESWGYVHPRLLGLPELCHHLAEGWVTGTNFLSNLFVFKRQSPGKFCLLVCGVFTFLAVLGRYIPGLLLSYLLLLLVLLWPLAVYHRLGQRVYRRLEPVLQRLDFSVRGYVTARQRSRQLRGRALGQEATDDGSDSEEELAAFCPKLDDSVVAKELTISDSEHSDAEVSYTENGMFNLSRGQTPLTEGSEDLDGHSDPEESFARDLPDFPSINPEVTGIDDEDDTSIGIPSLAYRPQGTEDLQLPYEQEEFGTLPSVQNLTNNIAGFVTRGMIQLALSGGSQPGSSRSTNPQRGAKTHLRAASLDLDTDAEGDDFELLDQSELNQLDPTGSRGQ, from the exons atggcggcggcggcaacggcggcggggcccgggcccGGCGAGCGGCAGCGGCGGGTGCAGGCGCTGAGCGCGACACTGCGCCGCCGCCTCGGGCCCTACGAGCCGCTGCTGGGCGCCGTGCAGGCCGCGCTGGTGTGGGAGCGGCCGGGCCGCAGCGCGCTGTGCTGGGTGGCGGTGCACGGCCTGTTCTG GTTCTTCGCTCTGACTTCCCTTCGTTCGCTGTTCCTGATTGCTTTGAGCCTCATAGTAGTAGTGTGTCTAGACCAGTGGAAGCACAAAATCTGGCCAGAAATTGGTG TGGCAAGACCTGATGAATTAGACAATGAGAG CTGGGGATACGTCCACCCTCGGCTGCTcgggctgccagagctctgccatCATTTGGCTGAAGGATGGGTGACTGGGACCAACTTCTTAAGTAATCTCTTCGTTTTCAAGAGGCAAAGTCCTGGCAAG TTTTGCCTTCTAGTGTGTGGAGTGTTCACTTTCCTGGCTGTCCTGGGCCGGTATATCCCTGGGCTCTTGCTCTCATACTTGCTGT TGCTCTTGGTCCTGCTGTGGCCCCTGGCCGTGtaccacaggctggggcagcgcGTGTACCGCAGGCTGGAGCCCGTGCTGCAGCGGCTGGACTTCAGCGTCCGGGGATACGTGACAGCGAGGCAGCGCAGCAGGCAGC TGCGTGGCCGGGCCCTGGGTCAGGAAGCCACGGATGATGGCAGTGACAGCGAAGAGGAGCTGGCTGCATTCTGCCCCAAG CTGGATGACTCTGTGGTCGCCAAGGAACTGACCATCTCTGACTCTGAGCATTCAGATGCTGAGGTTTCCTATACTGAAAATGGGATGTTTAACCTTTCCAGGGGCCAGACACCCCTGACAGAGGGATCAGAAG aCCTGGATGGTCACAGTGACCCAGAAGAATCTTTTGCCAGGGATCTGCCTGACTTCCCTTCTATAAACCCAGAAGTAACAGGCATAGATGACGAGGACGACACCAGCATTGGGATCCCGAGCCTGGCGTACCGCCCACAAGGGACAGAGGATCTGCAGCTCCCATACGAGCAGGAGGAATTTGGCACACTGCCATCGGTGCAGAATCTCACCAACAACATCGCTGGCTTTGTCACCAGGGGCATGATCCAGCTGGCACTGTCAGGAGGCTCTCAGCCAGGCTCCTCACGCAGCACCAACCCCCAGAGAGGGGCAAAGACTCACCTCAGAGCGGCCAGTTTGGACTTGGACACTGATGCTGAAGGGGATGACTTTGAACTGCTGGATCAGTCTGAGCTGAACCAGCTGGATCCCACTGGCTCCCGGGGCCAGTAA
- the LOC119712079 gene encoding homologous-pairing protein 2 homolog, producing the protein MSKGREAAAGGGAAAVLLRYLREQNRPYSAQDAFGNLQREHGLGKAAVVKALEQLAQQGRVREKVYGKQKIYFADQEQLPAASDAELRGLDGEIAARSGQLQALQQSCRHMEAELKDLNSSMTTPEIAREIEALRKDCASYTEKLERIKSATNHVTPEEKEKVCREQQLYRREWRRRKRMATELLDAILEGYPKSKKQFFEEVGIETDEDHGVELPATT; encoded by the exons ATGAGCAAAGGGCGGGAGGCCGCGGCCGGCG GAGGCGCCGCCGCCGTCCTGCTGCGCTACCTGCGGGAGCAGAACCGCCCGTACAGCGCCCAGGATGCCTTCGGGAACCTGCAGCGGGAGCACGGGCTGGGCAAGGCG GCCGTGGTGAAGGCGCTGGAGCAGCTGGCGCAGCAGGGCCGCGTTCGCGAGAAGGTCTACGGGAAGCAGAAGATCTACTTCGCCGACCAG gagcagctcccggcCGCCAGCGATGCGGAGCTCCGCGGGCTGGACGGGGAGATCGCCGCACGCTCCGGCCAGCTGCAAgcgctgcagcagagctgccggCACATGGAGGCGG AGCTGAAGGACTTGAATAGCTCCATGACAACCCCTGAGATTGCCAGGGAGATCGAGGCGCTGAGGAAGGACTGTGCCAGTTACACGGAGAAACTGGAGAGGATTAAATCTGCTACCAACCACGTGACgccagaggaaaaagagaag GTGTgccgggagcagcagctgtaCCGCCGGGAGTGGCGCCGGAGGAAGAGGATG GCCACCGAGCTGCTGGATGCCATCCTGGAGGGCTATCCCAAGAGCAAGAAGCAATTCTTT gaggaggtTGGGATAGAGACGGATGAGGACCACGGCGTCGAGCTGCCAGCGACCACGTGA